Proteins from one Halogeometricum sp. S1BR25-6 genomic window:
- a CDS encoding MBL fold metallo-hydrolase, protein MNVPDAVHPLPVELDTDGGTRRFWPCAVETDRGLVLVDAGFAHTTDQLEAGLAEAGFDLSDVRLVFLTHQDGDHVGGLARVVSETDAVVVASEHAARVVDGSEPPRGSDPDDDRYEPVAVDVALAGEATLDTRAGPARVVPTPGHTPGHVSLYFPEESFLLAGDAVTAADGELNGPDPTFTEEMDEALASVRTLSQLDISRTLCYHGGFAAAAGSDRMAAIAVDADGGR, encoded by the coding sequence ATGAACGTTCCCGACGCCGTACATCCGCTTCCGGTCGAACTCGACACCGACGGCGGGACCCGACGCTTCTGGCCCTGCGCCGTCGAGACGGACCGCGGCCTCGTCCTCGTCGACGCCGGGTTCGCACACACTACCGACCAACTCGAAGCGGGCCTCGCGGAGGCGGGCTTCGACCTCTCGGACGTGCGCCTCGTCTTCCTCACTCATCAGGACGGCGACCACGTCGGCGGCCTCGCGCGCGTCGTCTCCGAGACGGACGCCGTCGTCGTCGCCAGCGAACACGCGGCCCGCGTCGTCGACGGCTCCGAACCGCCCCGCGGTTCCGACCCCGACGACGACCGGTACGAACCGGTCGCCGTCGACGTGGCGCTCGCTGGCGAGGCGACGCTCGACACCCGCGCGGGACCGGCGCGCGTCGTTCCGACGCCGGGCCACACTCCCGGTCACGTCTCGCTGTACTTCCCGGAGGAGTCGTTCCTCCTCGCGGGCGACGCCGTCACCGCCGCGGACGGCGAACTGAACGGCCCCGACCCGACGTTCACCGAGGAGATGGACGAGGCGCTGGCGTCGGTGCGGACGCTCTCCCAGTTAGATATCTCGCGGACGCTGTGTTACCACGGCGGTTTCGCCGCCGCCGCCGGGAGCGACCGGATGGCGGCTATCGCGGTCGACGCGGACGGCGGTCGCTGA
- a CDS encoding MoaD/ThiS family protein translates to MEVTIRCYAGVADAVGERSLSRVLEPRSTVEDVVRGLTAEFDAFDPESLTSELVCRVNGGDADRTTRLADGDAVVLSERSAEE, encoded by the coding sequence GTGGAAGTCACGATTCGGTGTTACGCCGGCGTCGCCGACGCGGTTGGCGAGCGGTCGCTGTCGCGCGTCCTCGAACCGCGCTCCACCGTCGAGGACGTGGTTCGCGGCCTCACTGCGGAGTTCGACGCCTTCGACCCCGAGTCGCTGACGAGCGAACTCGTCTGTCGGGTGAACGGCGGCGACGCCGACCGGACGACCCGTCTCGCCGACGGCGACGCCGTCGTCCTCTCCGAGCGGTCCGCCGAGGAGTGA
- a CDS encoding site-2 protease family protein, with protein MTETALGGAPEPGRFAGVFDVYEVEAEGGEICYYGQPRSDHQSVVRVVAPVFRERGYTVSVERELGEYVLVASERTVGVDGFPTTNVVLFLATVVTTLFAGSQWYGIDALSNPLGVLDAWPFAAAVLGVLGVHELGHYVASRHHDVQASLPYFIPVPTLLGTMGAVIRMRDTLPDRKSLFDIGVAGPLAGLVATVVVTAVGVSLPPVEAAAFPVRLGYPPLIRIVAAALGQPLTYADASLMANPVVVGGWVGAFVTFLNLLPVGQLDGGHVVRAMFGSAHATVQRLVPVALFGLGAYTYLFADGQSLSLWVLWGFLALLFARAGGAEPVDDSPLGTPRLAVGAVTLLLGALSFTPVPLALG; from the coding sequence ATGACCGAGACGGCTCTCGGCGGCGCCCCTGAACCCGGTCGGTTCGCCGGCGTGTTCGACGTTTACGAGGTTGAGGCCGAGGGGGGAGAGATATGCTACTACGGCCAGCCTCGCTCGGACCATCAGTCGGTCGTCCGCGTCGTCGCGCCGGTGTTCCGCGAGCGAGGGTACACCGTCTCCGTGGAGCGAGAACTGGGCGAGTACGTTCTCGTCGCCAGCGAACGCACCGTCGGCGTCGACGGCTTCCCGACGACGAACGTCGTCCTCTTTCTCGCCACCGTGGTCACGACGCTGTTCGCGGGGTCGCAGTGGTACGGCATCGACGCCCTCTCGAACCCTCTCGGGGTCCTCGACGCGTGGCCGTTCGCCGCCGCCGTCCTCGGCGTCCTCGGCGTCCACGAACTCGGCCACTACGTCGCCAGCCGTCACCACGACGTGCAGGCGTCGCTGCCCTACTTCATCCCCGTCCCGACGCTGCTGGGGACGATGGGCGCGGTCATCCGGATGCGCGATACGCTTCCCGACCGGAAGTCGCTGTTCGACATCGGCGTCGCCGGTCCCCTCGCGGGCCTCGTCGCCACCGTCGTCGTCACCGCCGTCGGCGTCTCCCTGCCGCCCGTCGAAGCGGCCGCGTTCCCCGTCCGACTGGGCTACCCGCCGCTCATCCGCATCGTCGCGGCCGCGTTGGGTCAGCCGCTCACCTACGCGGACGCCTCGCTGATGGCCAACCCCGTCGTCGTCGGCGGGTGGGTGGGGGCGTTCGTGACGTTCCTCAACCTCCTGCCGGTCGGCCAACTCGACGGCGGCCACGTCGTCCGCGCCATGTTCGGTAGCGCGCACGCGACGGTCCAGCGACTCGTTCCCGTCGCGCTGTTCGGCCTCGGCGCGTACACCTACCTGTTCGCCGACGGGCAGTCGCTGAGCCTCTGGGTCCTCTGGGGCTTCCTCGCGCTCCTGTTCGCCCGTGCGGGCGGCGCCGAACCCGTCGACGACTCGCCCCTCGGTACGCCCCGCCTGGCCGTCGGCGCGGTGACGCTCCTTCTCGGCGCGCTCTCCTTCACGCCGGTTCCGCTGGCGCTGGGGTGA
- a CDS encoding DUF7120 family protein encodes MPIVEVTLPDELLTEFEQLVDQEFVSEEQAAEELISMGIDAYNVNVVDESTPGDDFMDGAENNLFDTANDPGAADDDRL; translated from the coding sequence ATGCCAATCGTCGAAGTGACGCTCCCCGACGAACTGCTGACGGAGTTCGAGCAGCTCGTCGACCAGGAGTTCGTGAGCGAAGAACAGGCCGCGGAGGAACTGATAAGCATGGGTATCGACGCCTACAACGTCAACGTCGTCGACGAGTCGACGCCCGGTGACGACTTCATGGACGGCGCGGAGAACAACCTGTTCGACACCGCGAACGACCCCGGCGCCGCGGACGACGACCGCCTCTAA